DNA sequence from the candidate division WOR-3 bacterium genome:
ATTAATTATGGCGATAATTAGACTCGGTGTCTTGGTCTCTGGTTCTGGCACAAATTTGCAAGCAATTATTGATGCAATCGAACGAAAAGAAATCCCGGCTGAAATTAGTGTGGTGATAAGTAATAAAAAGGACGCTTATGCTTTGGAGCGTGCGAAAAGACATAATATTCCTGCAGTTTTTATTAATCATAGAGATTATCCGACACGCGAACTTTTTGAAGCAGCGTTGATAAAAGAATTGGATGCGAGAAGTGTTGATTTGGTCTGTTTGGCCGGATTTTTACGAGTGCTAACGCCTTATTTTGTTAATCACTACCAGATGAGAATTATGAATATTCATCCGGCTTTACTACCGGTTGCAAAAGGTTTGTATGGCGAATATGTGCATAAAGCAGTCTTAGATTCTGGAGCCAAATTTTCAGGTTGCACCGTTCATTTTGTAACGGAAGATGTTGATGGTGGTCCAATAATTTTGCAGAAAATCGTTGTGGTCGAGGATGATGATACGCCCCAGACATTAGCCGAACGAGTTTTGCAACAAGAACATCTCGCTTATCCAGAAGCAATTAAACTTTTTGCGGAGAATAAATTAGAAATAGTCGGTAAGCGAGTAAAAATAAAGAAATGATGTTATTAAAGAAATGATAATATAATAAATATTTTTCACTATGCTTTGTTATTAATTAAAAAAGGGAGTAATATGAAAGAGAAAATTGGCATTGGTATTGTTGGATGTGGTGCTCAAACTCAATTGGTTTATTTGCCCGCACTTAAGCGAAATAAATTTGCCGAAGTTGTCGCGATTTGTGATAATGATGTGAGGAAATTAAACTATTTGGCAGAACGGTATAATATCAAGCACCATTATCAAGTTTATAATGACTTTATTGCGGATGCGGAAATTGATGCGGTGATTGTTGCTACTCCCAATTATCTTCATGCACCAATGGCAATTGGCGCTTTGGAATATGATAAAGATGTTCTGGTAGAAATTCCGATGGCGGTAAATGCTAATGAAGCCAAAATAATGGTAAAAATGGCTGAAAAAAAGAAACGCATTCTAATGCCCGCATTAAACCATCGGCTACGCGCTGATGTCCAATTAATTAAAAACTTCATTGATGGTGGCGAAATTGGTTCTTTATATTACTGTAAAGCTGGTTGGCTCAGAGGACGAACTGAATGGTCGTTTTCCGGTTGGTGGGGCGAACGATTACGTGCTGGTGGAGGTGCTTTCCTCTCTTTGGGAAGCCAGATTTTAGATATCGCAATGTATCTGCTTGCCCAAGAAAAACCAATTTCTATTGTCGGCACAGGTTATAAGAGAAGTCCAGCCAATCAAGTTGAAGATAGTGCGTTTGCCTTGATACGCTTAGAAAAACAAATTCTGACAATTGAAGTAGGATTTAGTATGCTTCAAGACAAAGACTTTACCTATTTTAATCTTTTTGGTAATAAAGGTGCGGCTTTACTTAATCCTGTACAGATTCATCGTGAAATGCATGGCCATTTAGTTAATGTCACGCCATCCAATATTTCTGCACAGAAAGATTATGTAAAAATTGCTTATCAACTATTGGTTGATTTATTTGTCGATAGTGTGTTGAAGAAAATAAAACCGCCTATTACTGGTGAAGACGGTCTCTTAATAAATCAGATTACAGACTCATTTTATAAATCTTACAAAACTCAAAAAGAAGTTACAATTAACTGGTAATCAATGAGTCAAACTAAAGATTAAAGACTCAAATGGAAATTGCTTTAATAATTTATAAATCTTACAAAATCCCCAAAGTCAGTAATCACCAAATCAAACTAAAGATTAAAGACTCAAACGGTAATTGCTTTAATAGTTTATAAGTGTTACAAAGACCAAAAGTAGTTACAATTAGTTGCTAATCACCAAGTCAAACTAAAGATTATAGGCTAAAATGGTAGTTGCTCTAATAGTTTCAGCACTTATCTTAAATTTTGCTTTTGCTCCATTTGGCGTCCGATTTCTCGCCTACTTTACTTTGATTCCGTTGTTATTGTTAATTTATCGCTATCCGTATAAAAAAGTATTTTGGTATGCCCTTATTTTCGGTTTTGCCTTTGCTTTTTTTCATCTCTGGTGGTTGTATTTTTTAATTGTGCCTGTTGAACCGATGACTAAAATTTTATTATATTTAGGAGTCACAATTCTTTTTGGATATTTGGGTTTATATACCGCAATCTTTGCTGTGACGACAAAATTTTTAGGGCTACTTTTTGCACCTTTGGTTTGGGTAATTTTAGAATTCATTCGGACAAAATCAGAAATTGGTTTTCCCTGGGGATTTTTAGGATATACCCAAACCTCATATATTCCGATTGTGCAAATAGCATCAATCTTTGGAGTTTATGGTCTTTCAGCCTGGGTCATCTGGATTAATCTTATAATCTTTTGGATACTTCAGAGAAAACATAAATTAACTTATTTTGTGCTTTTAATAATTTCTTTTATTATCCCAATTAGTTATGGATTAGTCAGAATTAATACACCTAAATTAAAACCTCAAATAAAAGTTGCCGTTATCCAACCTAATGTTAGTCCTAATGAAAAAGGTGATTATGAAAGTCGTCAGCGATTGTTAAAAGAATTGATTGATTTAGTAAAACAAGCCTCAGTCCAAAAACCAGATTTGATAATTTTACCGGAAACAGCAACTCTGGTCGATATCACTCGTAACGAGGAATTGAGAAATAAACTTCAGACAATTGTTGATTCCAATAAGGTTTATCTTTTTACTGGCACACCATTATATGAACCAACGAGTCCAGTGTATTATAATGGCGCGGTGCTTTTTGAACCCAATAAAACGGATAGTATTATATGTATCGTACCCGGTGATTCTTTGCTAAAAATTCGAGCACCATACTTTACCAAAATTTATCGTAAAATTCACTTGGTGCCTTTTTCCGAAAGGATTCCTTATGTCGATAGAATAAAATTTTTACGTAAAATTGAGACCGGCGATATGGGTGATTGCACACCAGGAAAAGAATACACAATATTCCAAATCACAAATTCAAAATCCCAAAGTCCCAATCGATTTGGATGTCTTATCTGTTTTGAATCGATATTTCCGGATTTGACTCGAGAATTTACTAAACGTGGTGCAGAAATGTTAATAAACATCACAAATGACGGTTGGTTTGGTAAAACTCCTGGACCGCATCAACATTGTGAGTTAGCAATTTTGCGTTCAGTAGAAAATGGTGTTCCTTTAGTGCGCTGTGCTAATAATGGCATTTCTTTAATTACTGACCCATTTGCAAGGATTGTTGATAAAACAAAACTATTCATTCAAGATATTTTAGTTGCGGATATAACCAGTGCCCTTAAATCAACATTTTATCGCAAATATGGCGATATTTTTATTTATATTGCTTTAATAATATTATTTCCGGCAATAATTCTAAATCTATTTAGGAAAAGCAAATGAAAAGTAAATTATTTACAATCACAATGACAATGAAAATCTTATTGATTGCATTACCGCTATTGGGGGCAAGAAAAGGTTAAAGACACTTCATTTTTGATTCGAGTCTTTTTAGTTTATAAAAAAGATAAAAAAGTAGGATAAAAAATAATATATAAAAAATAATTATAAAAAATAAGTTATATAAAATAAGTTATAAAATAAGTTATAAAATAAGTTATATAATAAGTTATATAATCAGAATTATTATGTAAAAATCAAATTTATTATTAAAGATATTTAAATTTTTCTTGAGTTTTAACAGATACGAGGGATTTGATGACCTTCTAATTGAAGAACAGGCCTTTGGCTTCCAATTTTTGTATTTAACCAAACACCAATACCGTATTTTCGTTCGGTAACTTTACCAATTAGTGCCGAGTTTTTACCGAGTGGATGTTTTCTCATTATTTTTAATATTCTCTGGCTATCTTTAGTATCAGCAACAATAACTACTTTACCTTCATTTGCTAAGTATAATGGGTCAAAACCAAGTATCTCACAAATGCCTCTAACTGATTTCTGTATCGGAATTGATTTTTCATCAATAACAATGCCTAAATTAGAGGCATCAGCAATTTCATTTAAGGTTGTTGCCAAACCACCGCGCGTTGGGTCGCGCATCATTTTTATCTTACATTTATTTTGTGCTAAAGTTTCAATTAATGGATATAAAGATACACAGTCGCTTTTGACATTTGCCTTAAAGTCATATTCTCCTCGGGCTAAAATAATTGACGCTTCATGTTCGCCGATTGAACCATTGATAATTACCGCATCGTTCAATTTAATATTTTGAGCACCTAAAGTGGGATTTTGAAAGTGCGTTAATATTTTACCAATGCCACAAGTTGTGATAATAATTTCTTCACTATTAGTCCTTTTCTCAATGATTTTGGTATCACCTGTGACGAGTGGAACATTAACTGCTTGAGATGCCTTAGCAATTGAAAGACAAATTTGTTCTAAAGTTTTTATGCTAAGCCCTTCTTGGATGACAAAGGAAATGGCAATATAGAGTGGTTTTGCACCTTTGACTGCTAAATCATTTATTGTGCCACAAATTGATAGTTTACCAATATCGCCACCAGGAAAGAATAGCGGTTGTACAACATAAGAATCAATCGTATAACAGAAATCCGGTTGATTCGTTTGAAGTTTTAGTTCAGCCGAATCTTCAAATTTTGCTAAAATAGGATTTTGAAAATATTTATAAAATAATTCGCGAATGAGCCGATGCATTTTACGACCACCAGAGCCATAATCGAGAGTTAGATGCAAGTCTAATTCTGATTTCGGATTTTTGATTTCTGATTTTTCTTTCATTTTCGGTTATTTAGTATTTGTAGAGTAATTTAAGTGCTTTCAAGTTTATCTCTTATCTTTCATATTTATAGTACGCAGCACAGGCACCTTCTGATGAGACCATACATGGTCCATATGGATTTTCTGGTTGGCAGGATTTAGCAAATAATGGACACTGTGGAGGAATAATTAGACCCAGCAGTATTTCGCCGCATCGACAAGAAGATAATTTGGGTTTAGGAATTTTGAGGTCAAAGTAATGCCGGGCATCAAATTTATCATATTCACGAGTAAATTTTAAGCCGGAGTCCGGGATTGTGCCAATGCCGCGCCAATTCGCATCCGTCTTGTCGAAGACTTGATTCATTATTAATTGGGCTTTTTGATTACCGAATTCTTTGACACTTCTTTTATATTGAATCGTAACTTCGGGTTTTTGTTTTGTGATTTGTTCCAGCAGAAAATAGACGCCTTCCAAAATATCCAATGGCTCAAAACCAGTAATAACACAAGGCAGATGAAATTCTTTTACTAAAAACTCATATGGTTTCCTGCCGATAATTGTGGAAACATGTCCAGGTAAAATAAAGCCGTTAATATTTACCTTTGGATGTTGTGCGATTACTCTTAAAGCAGGAGGGATTAGTTTAAATAAAGGTAAGACATAAAAATTTTTAATGTTTTGTTGTTGGGCTTTTATGATTGTCGCAGCAATGGTTGGCGCGGTAGTCTCAAATCCAACACCAAGAAAAACCACAGGTTTATTAGAATTAAGAGCAAATCTTAAGGCATCGAGAGGTGAGTAAACTACTCTAATGTCAGCGCCTTTACTTTTTTCTTGGGCTAAAGAACTTTCAGTGCCAGGGACACGGAGTAAATCACCGAAGGTAGCGATAATCGCTTGATGAGAACGGGCTAATGCTATCATCCAATCAATATCTTTCTGGTCTGTGACACAAACCGGACAACCAGGACCGGACAGTAATTTTATTGGCGAAGGAATGAAATGACGAATTCCTGAAGATGAAATGGCATTGGTGTGTGTCCCGCAGACTTCCATTAAGGTGACAGTTTTTTTAGTTAATCGTTCTATTTTTTGGAGATATTGCTGTGCTTTATCAGATAAATCCATTTAATAATATATTTTTATTTTATTTCGGTTAATATTATATATTCACAAATTATTTAATCTTGCTTTCTTTCTTACCTTCTGTGTCAATAATTGCTAACTTAGCGCGTGCAAAAAAAGCCGGTATTGAAAACGGAAAATCCGTAATGAGGTCTTCCAAGACAGTCCTGGCACGAGCAGTGTCTTTAAGCGATTCTAAGTAAATTAATCCTAATTCATATCGTGCCTTCGGATTGAGGTGGCTTTCGGGAAATCTTTGCACGAACTCATCTAATGTTGCAATAGATTGATTGATTTCCTTTTTTGCCCGATAGATTCTTTCTAAAAGCAGATAGGCATATTCAGAGACTTTATTCGTTTTGACAATTAATTGCTTACAATCTTTTATTGCATTATCATAATCGCCAATTTCATAATCTAAATGGGCTCGTGCATAAATTTTTAAATCAGCGTCACTGCTTTTAGTTTCCGTAATTAAAATTCCTAACTCTAATGCATCGTTAAGATATGGACTCTTTGGAAATTTTGTTGCTAACTCGGTAATAAATCTTGGTATCGTGTCAAATTGATGAGCATAAAAAAGTACCCTAATATGTCCCCAAAGAAGACGGTCACTTAAATCATATTTAGTCAATTGCTGAGCGAATTTAATATCACCAATGTGAAGAAAAGATTTTTGTAATCCAAACCAGGCAGATTCATTATTAGGGGCTTTTTTTATTATTGATTGATAATATTCGATGGAGTCTTGAAAAATTTGAGGTTGTGCCATAAGTATGGTGAATGTAAATAATATAATCAATAGATATTTGCTATTTACGATGAAATTAACATTTAACATATTTAATCTATTCTTGAATAATTGTCTCAAAGTAATTTTTTATCATTGTTTCATATTCTTTGGGATAACCTTCCTGCAGAGCCCGTAATAGTTCTTCGCGTAATCGTTTTTTGGTTTCGCCTAAATTTTTATCTAAAATTGGACTTGGAGGTATGGAATAGTCTTTACCAATTTCCCGTTCCCGTTTTTCTGAATATTCTTTTTGCCGGATACTTCTCTGCGCATCTAACATCCGATTGATGATTTTTTCTTGACGTTCGATTGTTTTCCGAGAGATGTTAAGTTCGGAGAGGTCTTTTTCAATATTTTTCATTTCCTCAATAGCGCCTTCAACACTGCCACTCAAACCGGGCAACTCGCCATATTTGCCGGTATTAATATCTTGTAATAACTGCTCGAGTGCTGACCGCAATTGACTTTGCATTGATAAAAGTCTTTGCAATTGAGAGAGTTGTTCTTGTGATAAGCCACCCGAGATGGGCAAAGGAATCATACCACCCATTTGTTGACCCAGCATCATTTGTTCGGCAGTAAGTTGCGATAATGCTTGTAAGAGGCTCTCAAGACCGGCACCAAAATTATTTGGCATTTGTCCTTTGGATAGAAACTGCAGAATTTGTAAAGTAGTCTTATCAATTTGACTAATTGCTTCCTTTTGAAGAACCTGTGCCTGAGTGATTTGAGCATTATTGTGGAGCGCATCTTCAATTATGGTTGATGCACGTTCCATTAAAGTAAATGTTTTCACTAAATCTTTGACCCAATGAATAGGGATTAAAATAGATTTTTCGGAAAGACTGGCAATACTTTCGGCTAAAACGCGTGTTGCTTCTACTAATCGCATCTGCGTCAATACCAGATTTCGGCTTAGCGCTTGGTTTGATTGATTGATAATTTGCTCTTGTTCCTGAGAAAGTTGATTTAAAGCAAGCGCATTTTTTAATAGGCGCTCCATAATTGCTAAGTGCTGATTTTGTTTATAACTATCTGCCAACTCTTGCAAACGTTCTTTTAAGCGTTTCAAATCTTGTAATAGTTCTTGAGAACCTTTTTTGGCCTGACCTTTTTGATTTTGAGATAGATTTTGAGTAATGGTATTAACTTGCGAAGATAACTGCATTTTATTGAGTTCATTGGCAATATCAGAAAGTTGTGCTTGAATAGCGCTATCGTCGAAAGTTTTGCTTAATCCATTAATCTGGTTCTGTAAGTCTTTTATCTCTTCACCGATTTGCTGTTGTGGTTGAATGAGATTAGATAGTTTTTCATTGTCAATGCGATGATGGAGTTGCGATTGTTGTTTAAAAACTTCTTCGGCTTTACGCGCTAAAGATTGTAACAGCGCTTCTTTTTGCAGATTTTTTAACAATTCCAGCGCACGAGATAACGCTTGTTTCATCTCATCTGAGGATAGTTTTAGTTGTTCTAAGGATTTACTTAGATCAGGATTTTTTTGTAAGGCCTGCTCGGCTAAAATCTGTAATTTTTCCTTTAAGTCCTGAGGAAGAATCTCTGAAAGAATTTTGCTGATTTCTTGTAGTTTTTCTAAGGTCTCTTTATCAATCATTAAGCCTTGATAGAGTTCTGATATTGTATTATTAATTTCGTCCTGTAAGGCTTTAATCTCAGAAATCAATTTTTGTTTTTCAGATAATACTTCGGATAGTGTCGATTTTTCTTCCCAATCTAAATTTCGGTATGCTTTTAATTTCTCTGTTATCTTTTCAAGTTGTTGTGAGATTTTCTGCTCGGTTTTAGCAAGTGGAGATAATTTTTCAATTGTTGTTTGCGTCTTTTCGGTGACTTGTGAATAGATTTCATTGAGTGTGGGAAACCTTATGATATAAGTTTCACTCCGGCTGAACTTATTACCGGAAACGGCATCATTGTCATAAATTTCTGCAAAATAATTTATTTCTTCACCGGGTAAAAAGATAATTTTATTCAAATCCCATAAATAATAAGCAGTATCTTCGTTTTTACCAAAACTTGATTTTACTAAGATTCGAGATGTTTCGGTGCTAGTCGATTTGAACCAATATAAATAGAAACGATTTATGCCGAAGTCATCAATGCCATACATTCCAATTAACACTTGCATATTTACTGGAACATCAAGGTCTTGGCCTGGTGCAAAGATTCGGACATAAGGTGATTCATCGAAACGCGGTCGAATCGCATACCAAAATGATTTACCTTGGGTTTGCTGGTTACCTTTAAGAAGAAAATAGAATGAGTCGGGCTTTATAACCGTAAAATGTCCTTTGAATTCTCGATTGTTGACACTTAAAGTTTCGGTCAAACCGATTGAATTAATTCGATATGCAGAAATTAATGAATCAGATGCGATTGCTTGGAAATATACTTTAGTGCCGAGTAAAGCGTTTATTTCTTGGACACGCTGTTGAGAAACAGGGAGTTTTGTATAAGATGGATAATGATAAAAAAAGACTAAATCAGTAATCTCAATTGGCTCAAAAAGTTTAATTTGATAAGTTGGGCTTCTTCTAATCGGAACTCCCCATGCGGACCGTATGATAAAATAATAGGAAAATGCTTTATCGGCTTTAATATTAATCGATAATGATTCCTTACTCGTATATTCTACTCCTTTGGCATAAATAGTAGCGGATAAATTTTTAATCGGGGTTGTGAAATTTAATCTTAAATTAACCACACTATCTTTATTAACAAAGGTATTGCCGGGGCTTATATTTAAGAAGAGAGGAGCATCTTGAGGAGCGAATGCTAATTTCCAACCAAATCGGAAATGAGTTGGAGTAACATAGATAAATCCAAGCATTATGAAAATTAAAATAAATGTTACTATTAATGCATACCAAGTTTTTTTGTAGTTGATAAGATTTTTTAAGGGTAAATTTTTTATTTGGTTATTGACTTGTTCTATTGCCGCAGTGATAAGTTCTGAAGAATAATTCTCTTTTTGGACAAGCAATGTTTGTTGATATTGATAAAGTTGAAGTGCCGGAATTAATTTACCTTTGATTTCGGAGAAACTATGCTCTATTCTCTGGGCTATTTTGAAGAAGGAACACCGAGAAAATGAATACAAGGAATATAAGGGAATTGATATTAGGGCTAATAAGATTAACCGGTTTAGGAAAAGACCAGTAATCAGTAGCAACAATAATATGAGTAGAGCAATAAAGACTGAAATCAAAAAAATAATTTGATTCTTAATAAATCGGTGCTGAAATTGTTTAAGGCGATAGTATAAATCCATATGCTTTATTATACTACCTATTTATCTGGTATTCAAGATTAGTTTGTGAACTAAAAGATTTTGGTTATTGAATGATTAGAATATAATTTTATATTAGTCTACTCTTTGACAATTTTCAAAACTTTTTTCCCGGTTATATCTCCATTTAACACTTGGTAGTCGATTACGATAAAATAGACTCCTGCAGGAATATCTTTCAAAAACAACGGTATATGATATTTGCCAGATGCAATTGAAGATTCTTTGACTAATCGGTTAAGCGAACCGGTTTGGTTAAAAAGTTTAATGGAAATTTTACTTGGTTGCGGAATGTTGCAAGAGACATTTGCTGAAATATTACACGGATTAGGTTTAACATCAAAAAGAAACTTCGAGACTGAAACTGTAGTTTTTTCTTGAATTACAGGATATGTTATGGTCGAATTGGTGTTGTCCGCTAAGAAGTTTTTGTCAACATAAGGAACATAATTCCAGAATTCACGAGTATTATTACCTTTCTGGAGATAGATTTTGGCTGTACTTGCAGTTAATCCAGCACCGCCTTTAGGTACACTCTTTTTATCAAGTCTTCTTATCGTATCTAATAAAGTCCAAGTGCCTTTATTGTCATTGGGAGTATATTTCCAAAATTCGTTGACGCCACCGCCTTTGATAGCATAAATTTCATTATTGAGCACAGTCAGGGCACCACCGGCTTTTACTCGGGTTTTCTTATTTACATCCCAGAATGCTCTTTGAGGAATTGTATCGCGTAGACTATCTCCGGGCCGATAAGACCAGGAATCACCAATAATATCATAATAATAGAACTCGTTAACTTTAGAACATCCTTTGAGCGCATAAATTCGGGAATTACCGTCAAAAACAATTGCAGAGCCCGCCTTGAATAATTTATTATCTGGACCAGCCGGAGCATTCGGTTTTTTTATCCAGGTGTCGTATTCGACCGCATAAGCGTAAAATTCAAATTGATTATTAGCACCTTTCAGTAAATAGACAAAAGAGGTTTCTTCAAATTGTTTATTATTTTGAGGCATCTTCTTATCGATTAGTTGTAAAAACTTTTTACTCTGAGCAGGAACATAAGTTATACTTGAGCCATCTTTACCACAGCCACCAGGAATTGATTTCTTTTGAATCCAAGTGTCAGTTTTGGGATTATAAACCCAGAATTCGTCGGCATTGTTACCTTTGATTGCGTAAATTAGAGTATCACCGAAACACATTGAAGCGCCTTTTTTCACTTTGCGTGCTTTAGGTTCAATGCCAAGATAGGCAAATGGTATTTCAGATTTATTTATCCAAGATGAGTCCTTAATCTTATAAGCAAAGAAGTCTCGCGTATTATTACCTTTTAACACATAAATACTGGAGTCTAATGGACAATAGACTAAACAACCACCATCTTTAACATTTTTGCCACTGATCCCTAATGGAATATCCTTTAGTTTATACCAACCGAAAATAGGTTGTGGTGGAGGAATTACAGTCAATTTTCTTGGTTCTGAGGTCGGTCCGTATGGCATACCAGCTCTTACTCGCCAATAATAAGTGCCACCGGGCATTGAAAGATTATAAAAAGTATCCGAAGTTGTATTAACCGAATAAGCAATTTGGAATAATGAGTCACGAGCAATTTGCAACTCATAAATAGTAGCACCAGCAACCGAGTGCCATTGGAAAGGAATTGTAATTGCTAAAGTTTCAAGTCTGTTAGTTGGATAGATTAACGAAGGACCAAGTGGATACCAGGTGACAGAAAAGTCATCAAGATACCACCAGTATTCATCATAGGCACCATAAAGAAAACAGACCCGAACATCAGGTTTTCCTGATGCATAAGCAGAGATGTTATGCACTTTTCGACCCGAATCAGTAACATTGGTATATTGAGCAATTCTGGTCCAAGTCAAACCGCCATTATTACTTATCATTACAACTCCTGAATCTCGTCGGGTTGAATTCCAATCCCGGTACCAATGCCAATAAGAAAGATTATAAATGCCCGGATTAGAGCAATTCAGTCGTGGTGAGATTAATCGGTCATTATGGTTTTCTCGTGGACTGAAAAAGATTTTAGCAATAGTTCTGATATTAGAACCATAACGACAAGTATCACGGTACCAATCATTGGTGTTCCAAGTCGCAGGATTTTCCGTGCCGCCAGCAACAATCCGCCAGCCACCAAAAGGCGGCGCATCACCATAAGGACCCCAGTTTTCATTAAAATTGGCAGAATAGGGAATAGTTTGATATTTAGGCGCAATTACTGCATTGCGTCTTAAGGTATCGTTAGCAGGGTTCTGGTCATTGGGATTTTTCGTCCAGGTTTTTATGACAATTGTATCATATTCAGTCGGATTAAAGGGGTCAAAGGTAATCGTGCAGATTTCTCCTTCTTCTAAGGAGAGAACTTCAGTTGAATCAAGATAATTGAGCGTATTACCAGTGATTTGATAGAAGACCCAAACATCACTGGCACCGGTGTTGATGCTGTTGTTTCGAAAAGTCGCTTTTGGTGTATAGACAGAGTCAATAATGATTGGTAAATTCGGTGCGTCAATTCTTTCGGCAAAAAAATCGTAATGCGGAATTGGCTGAGGTAATATAATATCATCTAATCCAATCCA
Encoded proteins:
- a CDS encoding choice-of-anchor J domain-containing protein, with product MKIRILIFSFWFLIFNLYSFSDAISKSEPKSSFTDLTIPVVAKQIGKNFALKSEIIEYEPDLPSFTVSKISPRFSSIVPHASHLLLTGAGLDTLRNHDRTASSYFTIDSTYFATRLTMPSLSASQCTVKAIRFALYRPASTAPAPCSLLIWRDTIVNDVHRPGRSVFRSLYTIGTWQAGYYAWFSLTFTTSNITFNPGENFWIGIFCLTTDVYQLIDGSLNSDTTRNARRLPTQSWSYYNYDFLQEAVVSYTPLDNNIGTEQIVDVDKVQKSDTSISIKAQVRNYGRNTLSPGIPVILQITGTETYMDTGYTQTSLARNGTEIITFEPAWNVPNQPGDWQIKVWTELSGDPVPDNDTAQHSVFVYTHGYRQTFESTDFPPAGWTIYNFNGGNQWMRDTLSAYYTKPAGVRIVYDQYPYWPNNDWLISPQVACAPNDSIIFWYRSASASYYETLLVRISSANNLDTANFVLLQRIVTNNTNWQRKIIPLNLTDSANLYIAFHYRCFDKYWIGLDDIILPQPIPHYDFFAERIDAPNLPIIIDSVYTPKATFRNNSINTGASDVWVFYQITGNTLNYLDSTEVLSLEEGEICTITFDPFNPTEYDTIVIKTWTKNPNDQNPANDTLRRNAVIAPKYQTIPYSANFNENWGPYGDAPPFGGWRIVAGGTENPATWNTNDWYRDTCRYGSNIRTIAKIFFSPRENHNDRLISPRLNCSNPGIYNLSYWHWYRDWNSTRRDSGVVMISNNGGLTWTRIAQYTNVTDSGRKVHNISAYASGKPDVRVCFLYGAYDEYWWYLDDFSVTWYPLGPSLIYPTNRLETLAITIPFQWHSVAGATIYELQIARDSLFQIAYSVNTTSDTFYNLSMPGGTYYWRVRAGMPYGPTSEPRKLTVIPPPQPIFGWYKLKDIPLGISGKNVKDGGCLVYCPLDSSIYVLKGNNTRDFFAYKIKDSSWINKSEIPFAYLGIEPKARKVKKGASMCFGDTLIYAIKGNNADEFWVYNPKTDTWIQKKSIPGGCGKDGSSITYVPAQSKKFLQLIDKKMPQNNKQFEETSFVYLLKGANNQFEFYAYAVEYDTWIKKPNAPAGPDNKLFKAGSAIVFDGNSRIYALKGCSKVNEFYYYDIIGDSWSYRPGDSLRDTIPQRAFWDVNKKTRVKAGGALTVLNNEIYAIKGGGVNEFWKYTPNDNKGTWTLLDTIRRLDKKSVPKGGAGLTASTAKIYLQKGNNTREFWNYVPYVDKNFLADNTNSTITYPVIQEKTTVSVSKFLFDVKPNPCNISANVSCNIPQPSKISIKLFNQTGSLNRLVKESSIASGKYHIPLFLKDIPAGVYFIVIDYQVLNGDITGKKVLKIVKE